The genomic interval CGATACTTCGGATGCTAAATAAAAATAAGGGTAAAGTTTTAATGAACAGTTATCATCAAGTGCTTTAATTTTTTCTTCAAATTTATGTAAAGGATAGCTCGGTGAAAGTTCATAAACAGGTAGTAACTGTTGCATTGCAGCGTCAAAATATGTTTGCTGAGTTCTCGCGCCAACCACAATATTCCACAAACTTTTAAGTGATTTGTCTGTTCTGTAATTTGATTTTATGTATGCTGTAATAGAATTCATTGGAAGCTCCTAAATCTTTTTGTTGAAAAAGCATTAAACAATCACTAAAATAGTTATGTATGATATAAATATATTTTATCACGAATTTGCAAGGAGGCGAAGAAATTGGCAGGTAAATATACTATCGTTGATATGGATACATGTATCGCATGTGGTGCTTGTGGCGCTGCTGCTCCAGATATATATGATTATGATGATGAAGGCATTGCATATGTAATTTTAGATGATAACCAAGGTACTCAAGTAATTCCAGAAGAATTGGAAGAAGATATGATCGATGCATTTGAAGGATGTCCTACAGACTCTATTAAAGTAGCAGACGAATCATTTGATGGCGATGCACTTAAATTTGAATAGTATAAAAAAAGAACGCTGCAAATAAGCAGCGTTCTTTTTTTATATTAGTCGCGGTAACATTTTTATTAAAATTGCCGCGATTATTGAAACGATTAATCCTTTAATAATATTAAACGGAATAATACCTGATGTAATAATAGCTTTTAAGTTTGCTGCGATATCAGAAAAATTCATAATCATTCCGTATAGAGGCAACAATACAAAATAATTCATTAAGCTCATTACAATTGTCATAACAATCACTGCACAAATAAAACCAATTAATAATTTATGTTTGCGGCCTTTTGTAATGATAAATAAAGTTAATACAAATGAACTACCTGCTAAAAAGTTAGCAAGTGGACCGATTGGGTCCGCCATATTAATTAAAAAGTTTAAAACGTTTTTAATGATTTCTACACCTATAGCACCAACAGGACCTACTGTAAACAATGCAATAATCGCAGGTATATCACTTAGGTCAACCGTTAAGTACGGTGGTAAAAATGGTAGCGGAAACTTTAAAAACATAAGTAAAAAAGCAACCGCACTGAGTAGACTCACAATTATGAGCCTTCTTGTCTTATTAAATTGTGTCATTTCCTTCTCCTTCTATTCATCTTACAAAGAGGAGGATAACCTCCATCTTCTCCCATCCAGACTGTACTGTCGGTACTGGAATTCCACCAGATCAGCCAGCGCATAGCACCAGGTCGCGGACTATAACCGCCGGTTCGGAATTTCACCGACCCCGAAGATGAATGATAAATTTTCATAAATTATATATTACGCAATTGTATTACTGCCGTCAACTTTAGGGATTTTAATAATAAACGTCGTTCCGACACCTAATGCACTTTCTACACTTATCGTACCATTGTGCGCTTCAATAATAGACTTAACGATAAACAGACCGAGCCCAGTTCCATGTTTACCACGCGTTCTTGCCTGGTCTACTTTATAAAACCTTTCAAAAATATTGTCTATATGTTCTGGTGCAATACCAACTCCTGAGTCTGAAATTGTTATTAAAATATGCTTGTCTGACTCTTTTGTTTCAACGGAAATATTGTCACCACTTACCGTATATCTAACTGCATTATCTATTATATTCGTCAGCACTTGAATCATTTTGTCGTAATCCATTAAAGCAAGTGATGTATGATGAAATGCAACGTTTAATTTGATGTCATTTTCCTTCATCGTCTGCTTAAAGTTTATTAAAGTTCTATTGACTAAATCGACAACATCGACCGGCTCAATCGTCATAATTTGTTCTCCTGCATCAATACGTGCAACATTCAGTAATTCATTTACAAGACGATTAAGTCGTTTTGATTCGTCTAAAATAATATTTAAAAATTCTTCAACATCTCTTTTTTCTGTTACAATGCCGTCCAGTATCGCTTCAGTATAACCTTGTAACATCTGAATAGGTGTTCTAAGTTCATGAGAGACATTAGCAATAAACATTTGTTTCATCTGATCAAGTTTTCTTTCTTCAGTCATATCACGGATGATAACAACTGCACCGTTACCTTGTTTTATATCGCGATTGATAACCGGAGAAACGATGAGTACATAATGTTTATCCTGCGCCACCATATCATGATAAATCGTATCACCATATTGCATCACTTCGTTTACAATTTGGCTTAATTCATCTATCTGATGCGAGTCAATATCATCCAGAAACTTTACAGCTTTCGGATTCTGGAGCTGCTTCTCAAGATGCATATTAAAACTTAAAACACCATCTTCCATCGCATTAATGAGTCGGTCCCTTAAATTACGTTCTGAATAAATTCGATTCATGTTCATGGAAATATCTTCTTCCATTTTATTGAACGCCAATGCAAGTTCTCCGATTTCATCTCTTGACTGAACTTTAATTTTTTCATTCCTTTCCCCTCGTGCTAATTTAAATGCGGCATGCTTTAAATGTATTAACGGTTTCGTTATTCGCGTAGACAGGAAAAAAGCAAAAATCGTAGTTAATATCAAAAGTACTAATGCGACAAGAAAAATAATAATGGCGATGTAATTAAATGCATCTGAAATTGTATTTGTATCTTGATAAATAAATATCGCACTGCTGTTATTATTAAAAGCCTGTGATGGATATCCTAATAAAATATATTCATGTTTACTACCTTGATATTTTACTTTTATCGACTGGACGACTGTTTCGTCTTTTTTGAAAACTTTTTCAAATTTTTTATTTGTATTTATTTCATTAAGCATAAGTGCTTTGAGTGGATCATCATACTTAATATTTTTATCAGAATCATTTGTAATTAATATTAGTCCTGCTGGATTTTCAATTAATTCTTTCACGTAATTCATCGCATCATTTTTATCATGACGACTCATTAAAACAAGTTCAACCTTCTCAGCTTGCTGCTTTAAATTATGTCCAGACTCACTCATTAAATATGCATTAAAAAAGCTCATAAGTGCTATTGATAATATAATTAAAACTGTGGTAACTATAAATAATATAGTTAACCACAGTTTAATTACAACGCTATTCATATATTTCATGCGTCCTTAACCTCAAACTTATAGCCGACACCCCATACTGTATGAATCATCTCTGCTGCATTAGGTGATACTTTATTTAGTTTCTCACGTAATCGTTTTACATGTGTATCTACAGTACGTAAGTCACCGTAAAACTCATAATGCCATACATCTTTCAACAATTGTTCACGATCAAAAACTTTATCGGGACTTTTTGCGAGGAAGAGCAATAATTCATACTCTTTCGGTGTTAAATTCACCTCTTTATTATCAGCTAATACACGGTGTGCATCGTTATCAATAACGAGTGAATCAAACACGATTAAATCTTTTGCATGCGTATCCTGCTGTAAAAACATTGTTGATTGTGAACGTCTTAAAATTGCTTTAACACGTAAAACAACTTCTCTCGGTGAAAATGGTTTTACGATATAATCATCAGCACCGATTTCAAATCCCTCGACACGATTGTTCTCTTCACCTTTAGCCGTTAACATAATAACAGGCGTAGACTTTTCTTCACGTAGGCGTTTACAAACTTCAATGCCATCAATCCCTGGCAGCATAATATCCAACAGTATACAATGAAAATTCTCTTCAAGCGCTAATTTTAACGCTGTTTCACCATCTTCTGCTTCGACTGTTTCAAATCCTTCGCGTTCAAGATACATCTTCGCGAGTTTACGGATTCTATCTTCATCATCAACGATTAATATCTTTTCTTTCATCATTAATTCACCCTTTCATTATGCATAAGAATGAAGCCCTGCAATAATCAAATTCACTGCAATTACATTAAATAAAATTATTGCCATACCTATAACTGCTAACCAGGCAGACTTTTTACCTTCCCATCCTTTACCTAATCGTAAATGTAAGAATATTGCATAGAATAAGAACGTAATAAGCGCCCATACTTCTTTCGGATCCCAACCCCAAAATCTGCTCCACGCAATTTGTGCCCATATACTTGCAAACAATAAACCACCAAGCGCAAAGAGCGGGAAACCTATAATTACTGAGCGATAACAAATCTCATCCATTAACCTTAATGATACTTTATTCGTTAACGGTTTTACAATTGAGAAGATTGTTCTACGTAATATGAGTCGTATTAATCCATACATTATTGAACCAATTATAATTGACCATAGTACCGTATTTAACTTTTGTGCATTAATTACTGGTGGTAATTCAATTCCCGTATCAAAACGTTTTACTTCTTTGTAATCATTCTTCGTACCTTCAATTTTTACAACAGGTTTACTGTCTTTAAACGTGACAAGTCCTGGTAAATGATATTCTGCAACCGCATCAACGCCGTTTTTATCCTGAT from Macrococcus armenti carries:
- a CDS encoding ECF transporter S component; the encoded protein is MTQFNKTRRLIIVSLLSAVAFLLMFLKFPLPFLPPYLTVDLSDIPAIIALFTVGPVGAIGVEIIKNVLNFLINMADPIGPLANFLAGSSFVLTLFIITKGRKHKLLIGFICAVIVMTIVMSLMNYFVLLPLYGMIMNFSDIAANLKAIITSGIIPFNIIKGLIVSIIAAILIKMLPRLI
- a CDS encoding ferredoxin, with product MDTCIACGACGAAAPDIYDYDDEGIAYVILDDNQGTQVIPEELEEDMIDAFEGCPTDSIKVADESFDGDALKFE
- a CDS encoding ATP-binding protein; translated protein: MSFFNAYLMSESGHNLKQQAEKVELVLMSRHDKNDAMNYVKELIENPAGLILITNDSDKNIKYDDPLKALMLNEINTNKKFEKVFKKDETVVQSIKVKYQGSKHEYILLGYPSQAFNNNSSAIFIYQDTNTISDAFNYIAIIIFLVALVLLILTTIFAFFLSTRITKPLIHLKHAAFKLARGERNEKIKVQSRDEIGELALAFNKMEEDISMNMNRIYSERNLRDRLINAMEDGVLSFNMHLEKQLQNPKAVKFLDDIDSHQIDELSQIVNEVMQYGDTIYHDMVAQDKHYVLIVSPVINRDIKQGNGAVVIIRDMTEERKLDQMKQMFIANVSHELRTPIQMLQGYTEAILDGIVTEKRDVEEFLNIILDESKRLNRLVNELLNVARIDAGEQIMTIEPVDVVDLVNRTLINFKQTMKENDIKLNVAFHHTSLALMDYDKMIQVLTNIIDNAVRYTVSGDNISVETKESDKHILITISDSGVGIAPEHIDNIFERFYKVDQARTRGKHGTGLGLFIVKSIIEAHNGTISVESALGVGTTFIIKIPKVDGSNTIA
- a CDS encoding response regulator transcription factor — encoded protein: MKEKILIVDDEDRIRKLAKMYLEREGFETVEAEDGETALKLALEENFHCILLDIMLPGIDGIEVCKRLREEKSTPVIMLTAKGEENNRVEGFEIGADDYIVKPFSPREVVLRVKAILRRSQSTMFLQQDTHAKDLIVFDSLVIDNDAHRVLADNKEVNLTPKEYELLLFLAKSPDKVFDREQLLKDVWHYEFYGDLRTVDTHVKRLREKLNKVSPNAAEMIHTVWGVGYKFEVKDA